The genomic DNA GTACATAATTATAACATTATCGTTAGTTATGTttcacaaattatttattataattaaagaaaacagGACTAGAGTAAATCGACCAATATATggatttatttacttaaaaattaattaggatcttggaaaaaaattataataacagagtgaataataataatattcccAGTAAATGGAAGTACATTTTCCGATCATATAATCTGTAGTTAAAAATGATccaattattgtttttaaaataaaattaattcatttaacttaaacttaaaaattataaaccaactttttttaatgattaaaaaaaaaatacaattaataactgagccaataaaaaaatataatgtctagtattttaaattttaaaaatcattcatCACAAGTAACATTGTAGACATCGatcaaaagtaaattaattacaaactaacaatatatttatctatgtatatatttaccaTTGATCTATGTACGACCTTTAAAGGTATTTTATGTAACTCATGCCGAAGAATACGCCGCTAATTGGTTAAAGCCAGccccataaaattttatattaaaatacaatccTTTCTGATTGGTTAAACGAGTGGTTTAACATGTATTAACACACtgaattttagtaaaatgGGTGGACTATATCCCTACACAATAATTTAAGCCAATAATTATGACCTTTCACTCTTATgacgttactttgaatttatctGCCTTATTAACATGACCAAAATCCCTAGACTGCACATGcacatttaattaatcagcCCACGCATGTGTAGATTAATGCAACGTCAGCTGAATGTTATAACCTTATATGTCTTTTAATTGGTAGGACACCAAAGATGACTTTTTTTACAGAGTTCAGTTTTTGTAAGTGAATAGTACTAAACAAAGTACCGAATTTCATGAAgtataaatcttttttaataataataaagttaattattttcatcataaCTCTGACTGCATGACACTGGCCTTAGACATTTAACGGCGTTTTTCTTCATGCCTTCATTGTATATACTATTTTATGAAGTCCTCCCAGAGAATGAGTCGCTGTCGGTTTTTACCCCCACTGTTAAAAAACAAGTATAATCTCACGCCGTTAAACACATTAATGTTAATGTTAATCTACTGTTAATTAACACTACAAACCGAAAACTCACGTCAATTCTCGATGGCGACTTAGTTTCTGGGACGTCTTTACATCTAGTGAAATCAAATCTAATACCGATTCCACATGATGTATTAGATACTATTATGGTTCGAAGGTGGAAAGATCTGCAGATTAACGATTCtattaatattagtatttttgtttgatatgatattaattaaaaattaaaacttagaATAGAAATTTCTATAGAAGCATTTTCTACTATTATCTCACCCAAATaagaacttatttttattgtgtatCTATCAAAGTAACATTTACACCGTTGGTATTGTGATCATTCTAATTCACACagccaaaaatttaacaccgtgTCAGCGTAACTTTCACACCGGCAGTGTTGAAAATTTGCACACCAAATCATTTACACCACACCGCGgactgaattttttacagttaaCCAGTAGACACCCTGATTTAACattcttataaattcttataaaatttattttaatctgaAATCAGCTTCAAAAATACGGTACTTTGTATCAGAATTCAAAAGATACCTTcagttaaatttatcaaaatattttacccCCGATTATTGGGGCTCAGTCATTTATTGGTCGAGTTACCCTgtcctttatttattttgtttttcaacaggaaagacattattttaatcatttaaactttgagcatatttttttattaaatcatcttttaaaaaattgaacaatttaattataaaatatgattcaagagcatacaaaaatatatttaatattttatctgaataaaatatataatatatattaaagacattgttttaaaaattatgtgacTAATAAAAAGGCGAATACTCGAAGGGTTGACAaacattgataatttaaaaataatacggCATTAACATTCAATCGAGTCTAATCAAtacgttatttattattaaataaataaatgctaaTAGTCACctggtatttattattactatatatgtatatattcgtTCGTTGGTTTATTACCGTAAAATtacgtaattattttaaaaaatatatatgctaTCACGTGACGTTTGAAGTTAGTTGAGAGtatttcatattattattacaagtgATCTTGATGTCTAGGACTATATTGAGGTGACCACGCTGGAGTAGTCGTCTGATTGAAATTAACGGATATCGTCACTGGATGAAGTACAACATCAGGTCCTGTATCTGCTACATAAGACATGTGTGGTCTAATGAAGCCAGAATCAACTGTCAGTGGAATATAAAATGATCCAGCTTCATGTAAAGCAAATATTGGTACGCCGTGTGACTTTTCTGAAGTGGGTAATGGGCTCGATTTTATTCGTTCTGCTGAAAATCGTTGTTTTATCGAActcttaaatttataatttgacggcCTGGGAACTGATGAAGATGCGGTATTTGAATGTGTACTGTGATTACTGTCATCACTGACCATTGTAGGAGGTGGAATAATAGCTTGAGGACGCTCTGAATCGCTGAATGAACTAACTCCCGAACTTGAGCCACGATCTGAATGATTGTTTGGTGGACTAAGTGTTGGAATACTTGTATGAACGAAATTCGGAACACTTGTATCATTCAACGTTGGCATTTCTGGATGAGGAAATCCTAATCTATCACctgtaatattttatcaacattaataatcacatttataaataaataaaaaaacattcaacACTTAAATGACACGTGTcagtgaaattaaatatacGTCAAACAGTAACATTTTGACCTCAGCACGAAAAAATTACCAATAGAGTAgaagtaccgtttttggccacttaaaaattttgaataaaataatttgtaaaatatgcatcaacgtaattaatttttttaaatgtgtttgaagatatttttatcacactattgcgatgaaatttttttaaaatacgttttcattatttaaaataaagtattaaatgtccaaaaatggagcagtgaccacaaatggtacttctatcCTACCCCAAGAGTGTTTAGCATttctttttgaataaattctgaaacatatttttcacttttacAAACAAGCCTCAACCTTAATCATATTGGGTGTTTCGGATTTTcatagaaagaaaaaaaagcaggaaaactatttttttgttattcaaatgcgcgcaattttttaaaaattcaaatattaaaaaaaaagaattagttttaCACCAAAGATTCACTACTTTAAGATAGACTGTAAAAAAAGCGGtgttcaaattaaataaaaccggTGTAGGCGGTGTAATTTGACGGTGTTAAAtaggtgtaaaaaaaaattccacgtatagaaattagaaaaagaaaatgtcttgcatataaaaaaaatttaatgaatattatctaaaggaaatttcaattttgctatGTGCTTAGGtacttcaataattatttatgttatacgtAATTTACTTGAAAATTACACAATTGTACGCCTACGATttcaatcaccaataatttaattaattaataaaaacactgtgttaactgtaaaaatttccataacgtaaaatattttcaacaccgaaaaatattttaacactgagaaatttttttaacaccggtgaaaaatatttacactggCGATGATTTTACTTTAACACttctttcggtgttgaaatttaacaccgaaaaatttaacacttaccctggttttttttttacagtgtatactattatttgaattagtgGCATACTTCTAATTAGTAAATAGTGAATAGTCattattttcactatttcaaatttaagagaagagaaagaaaaaaagcggtaaaaaatttctttttacttaaatacgcgccattttttttaaattccaatatTTAAAGCAAAGAATTAGAATTTGGCACCAAAGATTGACTACTTCAAGATAGTTTAGGTTCCATAAATGGGTTTACCAAAAAAGATCCTTATTTTAAAGTATCAATTGTTAATCGATGATAGACATCATGGCTAGTCCATTTCTATAggttacatttaaaaaaaacgaaaatggTCTGAGGTCAAAACTGCACACGGTGTCATTTAAGAGTtgatgtatttaaatataaatatttacttgtagCAACGATTTTTTCACAGTGCTGTTgcaaatgattaattaattgtacgCAGAGGGAGTCTCGTGCAAAAAAACCTTCTCCCTCAACAAGAAAATGTACTGTCTCACTGAGACACTCTTGAAAGCCCATTCTGTAATGTTCAGCAGCTATTGATCCAGATGCTGAATGTGAAACACTATCAACACTATCTTCTGGGTGATTATGAATAGTCGTTACCGAAGGATGTTTTGtgtctataaaataaaataaaataaatataaatatatttaaatttaaattcatataaatgaattatttaaatttaccttgATGAGCTCCTTGAAGAAACTTCATATGCCGAATAGCCATTTCGataatttcagttttttcaacTCTTCCTCGGCCTTTTTTCAAGTACTCAGTTGGTATAAGTCGACTAAGATCAGCTAGGCAATTATTCATACGATCTCTTCTTCGTTTCTCGATAATTCTATGTGACATTGGATCTTGCTgtaacataattaaaaaaaaaaattatttatttattaaattattgaattaaaatttataattttcattgtattaaatatattttataaatacaatacaaataaagtaatgattctgattataaattatattgttaTTCATTTCGCAAAAAAGGTCGCATGCCATCGACGTCATCGGAAATGccagtcatttaatttttttttaaatcgaaacaTAATTATCAATGACAAtgatcttaaataaattttcctaaaatatataaccgtactatgaaatttttcataagggtaataatttatatattttaacataatttattatattttcacatAGAAATTACCTCTTTATTTAAACAACGTCTTTTCCGGCTTAACGGGGACGAATTTAGCGCTTCGTCTTGATTCGCCGGCGTGTAATactgcatttttaaaatattttccatactaTGTGTTAccatttttatacatttaatgattaatatttaaataaattagcaactaattaaatttaattctacacgatcacaaataaaattttactgtctttattttgttttataaaaatctatacAATCAAAGGTGTGCGGGGGTGTGTGttattgtgaataaaaattgagaTAATGGCTATTGTATgctattataaattattgcgaAAACCcatcaaaatgaaatttcaataatattatttaatttcattttgttcCACCTTTGACGAGTTATCAAGTCAGACTGAAGCAACTGCTACCAAGTTACGTCGTTCTGAATGATTGGATAGCTAAGAGTGGTGCTCAACCTTACTCAACAGTTAATGCATTTCTTTAGTGGGCCAAGCAGAATCGTCTTCTTTATACCCCCTCCCCCTTATGTTGGTGTAAATTATATCATCTAATCACGTGTATACGTCTCTCAATAACAAAACAACACGTGAGGATCCAAGTACataaggaaatttatttttgattattttaaattgtaaatatcataaatgtatataaatatattcgtatttaaatttaatttattgtaatattataaataaatgttatgtTATTGAAACTTTTGTGACCCGTTTATTTgcaaaacttattttttttttttggtgataaaaaataaaatgacccgaaaaaaaaacataaagttGATAAGATGAAAGTTCAAAATAACTGAGTAATTTATAAGTCGGTTTAAActagaaatatataatataaataaaataaataatttatagagtttgcgagtaaataaataaattatttaattttttgttttaattgcaaattttgaaaaaatttaattttaagtaattatccaaatatacattttttaattatggtTTGTATACATCACGTTTGCGAGTTGTGTCAATGAATTTAAAACAACGTAAGTATATAAACACGACGTGTTGAAAACGATGTATGTAATGTTTGACAAGTTAGAAGAACACAGATGTAGATATTGATGCAACAGGTGCTTTAAAGGGGTCAAAGTTTAATGAGTAATGAGCAGATATGAATATACCCAATGTACATATActagttataaataaactttaatgaaaaagttttattggGATTACCACTgcggaataaaaataaataataaatttatgttcggagaaaaattaagaaatcacgtttttttatatttattccaCGAGTGGCACGTGATACAGCTCATAagagtgattaaaaaaaaaaaactaatgttATCAAGGAGAAGCAGCAATCCGGGTCGAATGATATCAAATAAACCGGATAAATCTAGTATATTTGAACTATGTGCTTGGTATAAATATTCTCATTATGGTCCGGTTATCTCTGCAAATGACAGTGGAGGTCCCCTGCATGTTTTTCAAACGATAACTGAGATTTACTGGATCTTGCATACGGTCTGACAACAAGACTTCTTCTTTCTTTTTCTCGCTATCTTGACTGCTATACGTGATTCTTAGGTTACTAGAGGTGATCGGCCTCatcataaaaatcaataaattttttgtttataattatgagttaataaattttattttatagataaattgattatgcaaaataaattttaataactattcatttttatttttttgctgatTACATTCAGAGTTAGCGATTTTTGAGTAAACATCATAGctaaagtaataaaaacaataattataattattattatatttgagaTTCTAACATTTactgtaaatattaattgggaaaaaaaattttttggaaaaatttgaatatcttTTTTATGATGAATTTATgcaaagatttaattttttggtatttaaaataatttacaaaaatatagtaggggaggggggggggggtacctcgaaatttaaaaaaaaaacttctttttaaaatgttttttaaacattccaaactcacttttgtaaatataattgagcatgattttgaagttttttgttaaactttttcaaaaatcgagtgtcagacgaaaaatgttaattcccagttgaaaaattttcatttttacttcgactgtaaaaactttaaaaatatacgtAATCTCTCAAAAAGTTCAAAGAcactataaaatatataattttataagctaTTTAGAGTTGTAACTTCTCTTatttatcaatcaaacttttatttttgagctctttgagattttaatgatttacttTGATAAGAATCATTATTCAAATCAATTGATTGATTCCAAAGATATATTATGAACACGACAAAAAGTATTTCATTCATACAAATGTCAATTTGGACATAATCataaatttctatacaaatttcGTTAGACCTCGAAAATTTCGgcattagatttaaaaaaacttagaTCAAAAGAACTATTGCCTAGAAACAATACTGgtaaacttttgtaaatatgtgATCCGTCAAaggtatcaaaattttaataattattaattatccacgaaaattacagtaaatatgtaaattcaTTCATGACGGACTTAGAAAACTATTGCAGAAacttattgtattttatttttgatgttgtCATGATTTTAATATATGGAAAAAGACTTGAACCGTcgaaaatttgttaattggagaaatctattttatttaactgccATCATTATTTGGGTTATTGATATATTActtgaaaatgtataattaatgatataacATTTTCATTGTTAGAATTATAAGTAGTGCCACCACATATAGATAATAATGAAACGGTGACATCAAACCGAAATATGCCATGCCTGATAATACggcaaagaaaattaaatgcaaCATTGTAAGGAAATTATTGTAGCAAAATGAAAAAGATAGATAAAaggtataaatttaaaattatgaaacaaTATTTTGGCTGTATTGTTTCATAGCACTAGATGCGAAGAAATTCAACTTATGCATTCTGTTGTGAGAATCTAATgcgagaattttttatatttttcggccACCTAGCGGAGACTTTGATACtgaacttataatttttattttctgtacaGTCTAACAAATACAGACGCCCTAACTAATCGAATTGCTATAAAGCTaagagatttatttttattattaatattttaaagatataataattaattaatataagctactaaaacaatattttaactATAACGTAATTTAATGGAATATattaaagaatatttattcatcgttttatttattatcaaaaattataatttggaCTTTCTGAAATATACGAAAATtggccaaaagttagctattaaaaatatattttttatatgtatttataatatgttttttttatacaaaaaatatatattttatataatttaacatgtatttttttaaaacactagaatttcgaaaattatatagaaaaaaaaagtacagaagtcgataaaattacaaataattttttgatcagTCGATATTTGATAAGATATCTTTGTATTCATGACTTTAATGATATAACAGCGggaataattatgaataacaaaagaaaaatataagtagCATTTAGAAAATACAcattgaaataataagttCCACATGGgattatataattgatattgttACAGTTGCTCCCAaaatattggaaaaatttccaggtttcaattaaattacattttgtatatttatccaagaatataaaaaaaaaacagcacacaataatttttataaaaatatacaattttaaatcCAGTTAAAATAAGATTACTTACtctagaaacttttttttttgtgtaaactTCATCATCTTCG from Microplitis mediator isolate UGA2020A chromosome 7, iyMicMedi2.1, whole genome shotgun sequence includes the following:
- the LOC130671331 gene encoding transcription factor cwo-like isoform X1; translation: MMDTQNYWDESSAHSMQVKYESLDGRSCKDEIYRMGIGAGYCDGNLNFTTASEDDEVYTKKKVSRQDPMSHRIIEKRRRDRMNNCLADLSRLIPTEYLKKGRGRVEKTEIIEMAIRHMKFLQGAHQDTKHPSVTTIHNHPEDSVDSVSHSASGSIAAEHYRMGFQECLSETVHFLVEGEGFFARDSLCVQLINHLQQHCEKIVATSDRLGFPHPEMPTLNDTSVPNFVHTSIPTLSPPNNHSDRGSSSGVSSFSDSERPQAIIPPPTMVSDDSNHSTHSNTASSSVPRPSNYKFKSSIKQRFSAERIKSSPLPTSEKSHGVPIFALHEAGSFYIPLTVDSGFIRPHMSYVADTGPDVVLHPVTISVNFNQTTTPAWSPQYSPRHQDHL
- the LOC130671331 gene encoding transcription factor cwo-like isoform X2, which gives rise to MVTHSMENILKMQYYTPANQDEALNSSPLSRKRRCLNKEQDPMSHRIIEKRRRDRMNNCLADLSRLIPTEYLKKGRGRVEKTEIIEMAIRHMKFLQGAHQDTKHPSVTTIHNHPEDSVDSVSHSASGSIAAEHYRMGFQECLSETVHFLVEGEGFFARDSLCVQLINHLQQHCEKIVATSDRLGFPHPEMPTLNDTSVPNFVHTSIPTLSPPNNHSDRGSSSGVSSFSDSERPQAIIPPPTMVSDDSNHSTHSNTASSSVPRPSNYKFKSSIKQRFSAERIKSSPLPTSEKSHGVPIFALHEAGSFYIPLTVDSGFIRPHMSYVADTGPDVVLHPVTISVNFNQTTTPAWSPQYSPRHQDHL